In Runella sp. SP2, the genomic window GAGGATACAGTTAGAAGAGACATCAATGAGCTTTCGGAAGAAGGAGAAATTATTAAGATTCGGGGAGGTGCCATGTCAAAGGCGTACCACCATACCTCCAATCTCAAAGAGACCTACGCACATTCTCAGAAAGAAATTATTGGCCGCAAAACGCTCAATTTACTGAAGGAAGGAATGCTGGTCATCATCGGTGGTGGAACCACCATTCGCGAATTTGTAAAGCTTATCCCTGACGATTTTTCGGCAACGTTCATGACGGTTAACCCGCTAACTGCTGTGGAGTTACTGGATAAACCTAACCTTGAAATTATCCTGATTGGGGGTCAATTGTCGCGCTACAGCCAGATGTCGGTGGGAGGTGAAGTACACCATCGACTATCAGAGATGAAAGCCGACCTTTGTATTATTGGTACCAACGCCATTGACGTACAAACAGGTTTAACGGATTCTGACTGGGAAACCGTACAGGTGAAGAAAGCCATGATGAAAGCCTCGGATAAGGTGGCGATTTTGGCAATATCAGAGAAACTAAATTCGGTAATGAAGATGAAAATCGCCGATTTGGACGAAATTGACTACCTCATTACCGAACTTCCCGCCGATGCGGCTATGATGGCGGCGTACCAAAATAGCAAATTGAAGGTGTTATAGGCGGGGGAGTTTTAGAATATATTTTAGTTAAACAAGAATGATATTCAATCATTCCTTATCAATTTTATACATTCTCCCCCCGTCAGTAATGGCATAAAGTGCGCCGTCTGCCCCTTGAACAACGTCTCTAAACCGCTGTCTCTCAGCAACAAGCAATCTTTCTTCTCCCACAACTTTGTTGTCAGTAATTACTAGTCTGGCAATGTGTTGGCCGCTCAACGCCCCAACAAAAAGGTTATTTTGCCATTCGGGAATGCGATTGCCTTGGTAAAAAGTCATTCCGCTGGGCGATATAACAGGATCCCAATAATAAGCTGGCTGTTCCATTCCATTTTGTTGTTGAATGCCCGAACCAATGGTTTGTCCACCGTATTCAATACCGTACGTAATGGTAGGCCAACCGTAATTTGCTCCTGGCAGCACCCGATTGATTTCATCCCCGCCACGAGGGCCGTGTTCGCTTTGCCACAACTCTCCCGTTGTTGGATGCAATGCAATGCCTTGCGGATTGCGGTGGCCAATGCTAAATAACTCAGGCAGCGCACCCGCTCCGTTGAAAGTGGGATTGCCCGAAGCAGGGCCGCCGTCAGTTGTGATGCGAACAATTTTTCCTAAAGCCCCCGAAACCGATTGCGACAGCGGACGAGTAGATATATTAGAGCGTTCGCCCGTACTAACCAGTAAATGTCCCGTTTTATCAAACAAAATGCGGCCACCATAATGCAAGGTACTATTTGCCGCAGGATTTGCTCGGTAAATGACGGTTGCATTTTCAATAGCCGCTTCACCCGTCGCCAATTTCCCTTTGGCTACCGCCGTCACTGTTCCCCCCGTTACATTTTCCGAAAATACCCAATAAACCATTCGGTCGGTGGCAAACGACGGCGAAACGCATACCCCAAGTAAGCCCCCTTGCCCACCTGCGTTGACGGTTGGAATACCCGTGATAGGCGCGCTGACCGTTCCCGAAGCCGTAACGATTCGCATCCTTCCCGATTTTTCGGTGACCAACAATCGCCCATCGGGCAGCGGAGTAATGCCCCAAGGCGCACTAAGCGAAGAGGTCAAAAGGGTAGCTTTATAAGGCGTTGTGGTTTTCACTCCTCCAGCCCGAGTTTGTCCCGAAAAGGCGGGTTTATAGCTCGTATTGGCAGGATTGGTTTCAACAGGTTGCAAAGCGACGGGAAGTTCGGGCTCAGGCACGTTCGCCGTGGTTCCGTCATCGTTTTGTTTTTCCGTACAAGCACTTAATAAACCGAGAGCTACAACAATGATAGCGAGTGGTGTGGTGGTTTTCATGTTCGTTAATTTTAAGAGTAAAACCAGAATCATGTTTTGGTATATTAACGAAAGTAACGACGAGCTTGTTTGATTTAGTGATTGTGAAGGAGGAAAATTATGAAATCAACAATTGCTGTTTTTTGTTTTTTTGACAATATTTTTGTTGTTAGATATTTTTAGCTATAAATTTGTTGTCAAAATTATTTAACAATAAATTTATAGCTAAATGACAAGCTGGGTAAATCCAAAAATTATCGTGGGGCCTACCGCCACAGGTGATTACTATTTTAACCGCCCTTCGATTGTAGCTCAAATTTGGGAGGAAATCTCAAAAGGAAGCCATATCTTGATTGCAGCCCCTCGAAGAGTCGGAAAAACTTCAGTTATGGAATACATGGTCAACAACTGCCCAGAAGACACCAAATGCTTTTTCAAAAATATCCAAGGAATCAAAACGGAAGAGGAGTTTTATAAACAGATATACGAACTTATAATCTTGTGTTTAAACAAACTTGAAAAAAGTAAAAACTTGTTAGCCGACTTTTTAGGCGGTATTTCTATCGAAGAAATTACGTTGGAGGGGGTAAAATTCGGTGATAGAAAATCACTCAACTACTTGGAAGAAATCAATAAAGTACTTCCTAAACTACAATCAAAAAAGGTAAAAATAATCCTCTTCATCGATGAATTGCCCGAAGTATTGAACAACCTTCACAAAGCTAAAAAAACAACCGAAGCCAGTAATATCATAGATAATCTTCGTCAATGGCGACAAATGCCCGTATTGAAAGGCCATTTTTCCATGGTTTTGGCAGGTTCGGTAGGCATTCATCACGTAGTAAAAACCATTGATGGACGTGTATCTGACCTCAACGATCTACATCAAGTTGATTTTGAGCCACTTACCCCTTTTGAAGCCCAAAAATATGTACAATGGGCTACCGACGGTGCTACCGTGCAATACAAAGACGAATTACTTACATACCTGCTTACAAAAATCGCGTATCCGATTCCGTATTTCATTAATTTGATGTTGGATGAAATCAATAAACAAGCATACAAAACAGGAACATCAGAAATATCTCCCGCAGAAATTGATAGTGCGTTTGAGCGTGTTGTGAAACACAGCAATCATTTTACAGAATGGAAAAATCGTTTGGTTCAGTATTTTCCTACTACGGAATCTGACTTTATGAACAAAGTATTGACGTTTATTTCACACAAAGACAAAATCAGCAAACGTCAACTCTACAACTTAGCCCTTGAGTACACCCGTACCAACGACTATATCGAAATCATGGATGGTTTAGAAAGGGACGGCTACATTACGGAGCAAGGCGATAATTACGTATTTATTTCTCCTTTTTTGAAAGCATTCTGGAAACGTTCTAACCCTATTTATGATGGAAACAAAGAGCGAAAAAACAGGCAACTGGTTCGTTGACCAACTGAGTCTTTACCAAAATGCGAATAACGACAGCGCTTCGGTTAGGCGTAACTTCATAGTCAGAACCACCGAATTTGATTTAATAATGAGCGACTTACGTCGCAAAAAAATCAAAGACCCACTCCAACATGAGCTTCTTTTAGGACGACGTGGAAGCGGGAAATCCACTTTATTACGACGTATTCAAATCGAGATAATGGAAGACCCTGCCCTTAATGAGCATTATATTGCTATTAATTTGGCGGAGGAACAGGCAGGCATTTATCGGCTTTCCGACTTATGGTATGAGGTATTGCAGGAAATCATGCTACAAACCAAACAACAGCTTGATTTGCGGGCTTTTTCTAGCTTCCAAAGTAACCAAGAATATACCCGTTATTTGTACGATGAGATTCATAAAATACTAAGAGCGCACCAAAAAAGAGCAGTGTTACTATTGGATAACCTCGACCGTATCGTAGAAAACTTTGACGATGACGGTCACCTTATGCGGGAAACGCTGCTCAACTATAATGACCTACAGTTGGTGGGAGGGAGTACTCGGATGGACGAGCATTTTTGGAAATACGACCAACCTTTCTATGAGTTTTTTAGAAGACACCGCCTAGAGGGACTTACATTTGAGGAAATTCATCAGCTGCTCAATCAGTGGAGTGAGGCATTATCTCTGCCCCAACTAAAAGACTACGCCCTCAAAAACCGAGGAAAAATAGAAGCCCTCCGTATTCTGACCGATGGTTTACCCCGTACGTTGCAGTTTTTTATCAAGATTTTTCTACAAAACTCAACCCTGACGGGCTTCGACCATATCCGACAAACAATGGACTTGGCCTCGCCACTCTACCAAGAACGGCTTAATAACCTCACCGCACCACAACGCAAAATAGTGCTCGAAATGGCATTCATTTGGGAGGCGTGTTCTATCAAACAATTGGTAGATACTTGCCGCATGGAAAGCAAATTGATTTCATCTTACATGAAGCAGCTCAATAGCTACGGCATCGTTGAAATTATCCCCACCTCTACCAAAAACCATTTGTACAGACTATCAGAACGTTTTTTTAACATGTGGTTAATTGTGACACAAGGCAACCCCGACCAAAAACGCAAAGCTCGCTACCTTACAATTTTTTTGGAAACATGGTACGATGCCCACGAAATACAAGCGCTAGCACGCGCCCACGCTCAAAGCCTAAAAGAGCAAAACATGGGGTATGACCAAGCCGTTGTGTTAACAAAAGCCTTTAGCCAATCCAAATACATTGGAGTAGAAGAGAGAGACTCTCTCTTAGATTTAACTTATCAATTATCTGATTACCGCCCAGAAAAAGGTGACTTACCTAAGAAATTTGAAGAGATATTAACTAGAATCAATATGCTAAGAGAAAACGGCAATTTTACCAAAGCATTAGAAGTTATAGATGAAATTGAGAATGAAGAAGATGGACGCAAGTTTGCAATAAAAGGTTATTTACACACAGAATTGGGAAACTTAGAAGAGGCAGAAAAAAACTATCTTCTAGCAGTAGAAAAAGGAAATACCACTGCTTCATTTAATTTAGCTCTTCTGTATCAATATCAAGGCAAAGAAAAAAAAGCAGAAGCTCTTTACCTTTGGGGAATCAAAAGAGGCGAAACTAATTCTCTACATAATGTAGCCTTGATGTATTTTATGTCAAACAGAAAAAAGCAAGAATCATTAGAGTATATTTCAGAATGTAACAAATTTAATCCTGACTTTAAATCAAAATTTTTACAAATAGTTATCGAAGTATGGAATAGCATATTTGATAATTTGATAGCAAGAATAAAAGAAATCATTAAAAACAATCAAGAGCAATACATAGAAGTTTACTTGTACGATTTACTCTACTTGGAACAAACCCACTTAGTTTTATCTCTTTTTGAGGATGCGGAATTGGGTCAGAGTTTACGAGATAAATATCAATTGCTCTACTACGCTACCCTTATACTAAACAATAAAACGGAAGATAATCTACTGTTACGCATTCCACCTGATGTTATGCCCACAGTTGAGGAAATAATAGAAAGAGTAAAAAGTAAGCAGGTTTTTTATGCAGAGGAATAAGTTTTGAAGTGAAGGGTCACTCCTTCACCTCAAAACTCACCGTCACCTCCCCCGTCCCAAGAGCCGCTTGGAGTCCTGTTACATCGTCAATTTTACCCATTTTGGTGTAACTGTATGAAGTGCTAAATCCTTTGTAAAACAACACTAACGTACGAGAACCATACAGCATCAAATCTCCCACCTGAATACTCGGCGGGACAGAGGCGTTGGTTGGTAATGCCTTTGGTAAATCGGCGTATTTTTCGTTATTATTCAACTCTATCATACTGATATTCAGCGGCAATTGAGCAACAAAAGCTTTGGACGTGGCATTATCGACAAGAGTTGCCGTGAAGGTTTTATTACCGATTTTTATCTGTATTTTAGGGGTTGATACAACGGAGGTAGGTGGTTCAATCATCGTAGATTCGGGTTCACTTTGGATGCTTTCTGATTTACAAGCCGTTGAAACAAAAAGTGTACTAAAAAGGATGTAAGTTAGTATTTTCATTTTTGTGTTAGTTTAAATGTTCTTGAGTTCTTTGGCAGGTACTCCTCCCACTATGGTGTTTGGAGCTACGTCTTTTGTCACAACTGCCCCCGCGGCCACAATCGAATTTTCTCCAATTGTGACCCCAGGTAAAATCGTTGCATTGGCTCCAATCCAAACATTTCGTTTAATAGTTACCGATTTTAGGTCGAGCGATTTACGTTTGGTAGGGTCAATTGGGTGGTTTTCGGTAACAATACAGACTTGAGGGCCAATCAGCACATCGTCTTCAATCATAATTCCGCCGAGGTCGAGAAAGGTACATCCATGATTGATAAATACATTTTTTCCCAACTGAATATGTTGTCCAAAATTGGTATGAAAAGGTACAAAAACGGTGGTACTGGAATCAATCTGTTTCCCAATGATTTCGCTCAATCGCTCCCTTATTTGCGCTGTATCGGTAGAGTTATTAAGAGCAGGATTCAGTTTCAAGGTTCGATTTACCTTCTCCCACATATCGGGCAATTGGGGATCGTCAGCGGGAATGACTCCCCCTGACAGCATTCGTTCAAATAGGCTTTTCTGCGAATTCATTCACCTAAGTTGTCTAAATTAAAAGGCATTTTTTTCAATCGAATGCCCGTTGCTGCAAATATGGCATTGGCCAATGCAGGAGCCACGGGAGGAAGACCTGGTTCACCCACGCCTTTAATGGTTGCCCCCCCTTCTGCCAAAATATGGACTTCAACTTTGGGCGCCTCGTTGATCCTCAGCACAGGGTTGTCATGAAAATTGCTTTGTACAGTACGCCCGTTGGCAAACGTGATGCCGTTTTTGGTAGCGGCTGTAATACCCATAATTACCGCGCCTTCCATCTGAGCCTTTACGGTATCAGGATTCACGACTGTACCCAAATCAATAACCACATAAACTTTATCAATTTTCACTGAATTGTCCGACAATTTCGTCACCTCAATCACCTGCCCTGCCAATCCCGCAAAGAAGCTCCATTGCGCCACACCGCGACCTTTGCCCTTAGGTAGCGGTCTATCCCAGTTCGACACTTCTTTCAGTTTTTGCAAAACACGCTTGGTATCAGACTCTTTTGTGAGCATTTC contains:
- a CDS encoding DeoR/GlpR family DNA-binding transcription regulator, producing the protein MPVNLLKKERKDLILKEINVHTRISLNELVDKLNVSEDTVRRDINELSEEGEIIKIRGGAMSKAYHHTSNLKETYAHSQKEIIGRKTLNLLKEGMLVIIGGGTTIREFVKLIPDDFSATFMTVNPLTAVELLDKPNLEIILIGGQLSRYSQMSVGGEVHHRLSEMKADLCIIGTNAIDVQTGLTDSDWETVQVKKAMMKASDKVAILAISEKLNSVMKMKIADLDEIDYLITELPADAAMMAAYQNSKLKVL
- a CDS encoding PQQ-dependent sugar dehydrogenase gives rise to the protein MKTTTPLAIIVVALGLLSACTEKQNDDGTTANVPEPELPVALQPVETNPANTSYKPAFSGQTRAGGVKTTTPYKATLLTSSLSAPWGITPLPDGRLLVTEKSGRMRIVTASGTVSAPITGIPTVNAGGQGGLLGVCVSPSFATDRMVYWVFSENVTGGTVTAVAKGKLATGEAAIENATVIYRANPAANSTLHYGGRILFDKTGHLLVSTGERSNISTRPLSQSVSGALGKIVRITTDGGPASGNPTFNGAGALPELFSIGHRNPQGIALHPTTGELWQSEHGPRGGDEINRVLPGANYGWPTITYGIEYGGQTIGSGIQQQNGMEQPAYYWDPVISPSGMTFYQGNRIPEWQNNLFVGALSGQHIARLVITDNKVVGEERLLVAERQRFRDVVQGADGALYAITDGGRMYKIDKE
- a CDS encoding AAA family ATPase; the protein is MTSWVNPKIIVGPTATGDYYFNRPSIVAQIWEEISKGSHILIAAPRRVGKTSVMEYMVNNCPEDTKCFFKNIQGIKTEEEFYKQIYELIILCLNKLEKSKNLLADFLGGISIEEITLEGVKFGDRKSLNYLEEINKVLPKLQSKKVKIILFIDELPEVLNNLHKAKKTTEASNIIDNLRQWRQMPVLKGHFSMVLAGSVGIHHVVKTIDGRVSDLNDLHQVDFEPLTPFEAQKYVQWATDGATVQYKDELLTYLLTKIAYPIPYFINLMLDEINKQAYKTGTSEISPAEIDSAFERVVKHSNHFTEWKNRLVQYFPTTESDFMNKVLTFISHKDKISKRQLYNLALEYTRTNDYIEIMDGLERDGYITEQGDNYVFISPFLKAFWKRSNPIYDGNKERKNRQLVR
- a CDS encoding ATP-binding protein, encoding MMETKSEKTGNWFVDQLSLYQNANNDSASVRRNFIVRTTEFDLIMSDLRRKKIKDPLQHELLLGRRGSGKSTLLRRIQIEIMEDPALNEHYIAINLAEEQAGIYRLSDLWYEVLQEIMLQTKQQLDLRAFSSFQSNQEYTRYLYDEIHKILRAHQKRAVLLLDNLDRIVENFDDDGHLMRETLLNYNDLQLVGGSTRMDEHFWKYDQPFYEFFRRHRLEGLTFEEIHQLLNQWSEALSLPQLKDYALKNRGKIEALRILTDGLPRTLQFFIKIFLQNSTLTGFDHIRQTMDLASPLYQERLNNLTAPQRKIVLEMAFIWEACSIKQLVDTCRMESKLISSYMKQLNSYGIVEIIPTSTKNHLYRLSERFFNMWLIVTQGNPDQKRKARYLTIFLETWYDAHEIQALARAHAQSLKEQNMGYDQAVVLTKAFSQSKYIGVEERDSLLDLTYQLSDYRPEKGDLPKKFEEILTRINMLRENGNFTKALEVIDEIENEEDGRKFAIKGYLHTELGNLEEAEKNYLLAVEKGNTTASFNLALLYQYQGKEKKAEALYLWGIKRGETNSLHNVALMYFMSNRKKQESLEYISECNKFNPDFKSKFLQIVIEVWNSIFDNLIARIKEIIKNNQEQYIEVYLYDLLYLEQTHLVLSLFEDAELGQSLRDKYQLLYYATLILNNKTEDNLLLRIPPDVMPTVEEIIERVKSKQVFYAEE
- a CDS encoding cyclophilin-like fold protein codes for the protein MKILTYILFSTLFVSTACKSESIQSEPESTMIEPPTSVVSTPKIQIKIGNKTFTATLVDNATSKAFVAQLPLNISMIELNNNEKYADLPKALPTNASVPPSIQVGDLMLYGSRTLVLFYKGFSTSYSYTKMGKIDDVTGLQAALGTGEVTVSFEVKE
- a CDS encoding sugar O-acetyltransferase → MNSQKSLFERMLSGGVIPADDPQLPDMWEKVNRTLKLNPALNNSTDTAQIRERLSEIIGKQIDSSTTVFVPFHTNFGQHIQLGKNVFINHGCTFLDLGGIMIEDDVLIGPQVCIVTENHPIDPTKRKSLDLKSVTIKRNVWIGANATILPGVTIGENSIVAAGAVVTKDVAPNTIVGGVPAKELKNI